The Nitratidesulfovibrio sp. genome has a window encoding:
- a CDS encoding ATP-binding protein yields the protein MINHKVTFDESKLSWADYQQRVIDALKKENYSLFDEGRVYVSNEEFSGIADIEIRCNIPKLRVGGKTSKNNDIIIAAIECKRRSRTLSLDVVGKIFCYAILNRPHNLFIVSPKPLSAQAKMYAERLFGSSHVRGNFDHTQFHNMTLGQLLARRKSEEKEEAGEIRIEQLIVRIEHNWGVEIVADDSFMPDQIEVPVGARVVFDIVVSGMSGANLFLAIADAAEQPLGSFRAGPLEPSLPVCLDLSTGRNVTVAGVLAKVGVADSTFLPTDMIRFITAGSAEPFGDLRNSEAQHFAQSQARHGSARVVAIHGEAGVGKSHFCESVARQLKDDFNYDCFQAIATETAGSDLFARILKARLFSNVRDRRTQSAETEYELAEAAVAQFANGVEACDDIANALKRATDGQATTSDGLAILDSLTHAIRHCPRPLLIVLRNCHHFPPATIRMLRELFLRLHAEGWGSTHFLLEYRDTDRRENPAWDNALVQCANELGYAFKYHPVVPLTCAEVEHRVCAHIECPEASDIAITLVRMTGGNPMFLEHVVRQFIDDGIIIPGDRKRYRVDHMDIFKRRIENVPHTIEDFLSFRIGEVVNRAEHRLRPVIKAYLGLSALSLSSRTSDVTSLDEARIAKALHVRPVTLERIRSRVLGGGVMKSSLAAPPAVFSHDMMAASALAVVRKDSSFRDYGLNYLNLLDSRAIDDAVIGGRLSSVLDRPADALMHFERGARLSADEGSFIHQRRCLEGVCQIFADQEAAGDAINYAAFVQSQMDFLWNEIQRGSQYVAERMLNGLKSRFQADETNGLERATVAREAMGILARYRLILDLRQGLARSFVEDFEAFLNFEPRGPALAAGLTRLLLLATHTCNPVQAVKVLELVYANGNPFEGQSEEAQSSFLSDVGHLFLLQEPMVTQRLWEDGVTLAARCLVRQTIEGYRQWAHSRTNALIVRAILQPDETRCDELEVFMAHLKEKGITNPLIRLINCYAALLLHGGRFLEAKAQFMAGLSLARSTSSRQFEWLFCHNLAITALMEGEQGQASAFLSDSIRASEDLLSGIGMGARINRLISRLQTIAPQHDAETQLPVSSDERHGLRICGTLTRLARTYRLFRCLHVGSVEASPDLDAWPDVENTSSLLEVRAAGGLFILAVE from the coding sequence ATGATTAATCATAAGGTGACGTTTGACGAGAGCAAGCTGTCATGGGCCGACTATCAGCAACGCGTCATTGATGCGTTGAAGAAAGAAAATTATTCTCTGTTTGACGAAGGGCGTGTGTATGTCTCAAACGAGGAATTCAGTGGAATCGCAGATATTGAAATTCGGTGCAATATCCCGAAGCTTCGCGTTGGCGGAAAAACATCCAAGAACAATGACATAATTATTGCTGCAATAGAATGTAAAAGAAGATCAAGAACGCTAAGTCTTGATGTTGTAGGTAAAATATTTTGCTATGCGATATTAAACAGACCGCATAATCTATTTATTGTTTCTCCGAAACCGCTTTCTGCTCAAGCAAAGATGTACGCAGAAAGATTGTTCGGTTCGTCACACGTCAGGGGAAATTTTGACCATACGCAGTTCCACAACATGACGCTTGGGCAGTTGTTGGCGCGACGTAAATCAGAGGAGAAGGAAGAGGCTGGTGAAATTCGCATCGAGCAATTGATTGTTCGCATCGAGCATAATTGGGGAGTTGAGATCGTCGCTGACGATTCTTTCATGCCGGACCAAATTGAAGTTCCCGTAGGCGCACGAGTCGTTTTCGATATCGTCGTTTCCGGGATGTCGGGGGCTAATCTTTTCCTGGCGATTGCTGACGCGGCCGAACAGCCTTTGGGTTCTTTTCGAGCAGGCCCCCTCGAGCCATCACTTCCAGTCTGCTTGGATTTGTCCACAGGACGCAATGTGACAGTGGCCGGCGTGCTCGCCAAGGTGGGTGTTGCCGATTCAACCTTCCTGCCTACGGATATGATTCGCTTCATCACCGCCGGGAGCGCAGAGCCCTTTGGCGACTTGAGGAACTCTGAGGCCCAACATTTTGCCCAGAGCCAGGCGCGCCATGGTTCTGCTCGCGTGGTCGCTATTCATGGCGAAGCCGGTGTCGGGAAAAGCCATTTCTGTGAGTCTGTTGCGCGCCAGCTCAAGGACGATTTCAACTATGACTGCTTTCAGGCTATCGCAACTGAAACTGCAGGCAGCGATCTGTTCGCTCGCATACTGAAGGCGCGCCTGTTCTCAAACGTGAGGGACCGCCGCACGCAATCAGCCGAAACCGAGTACGAACTTGCCGAGGCTGCCGTTGCCCAATTCGCAAATGGCGTCGAAGCGTGCGATGATATCGCCAACGCACTGAAAAGGGCAACGGATGGTCAAGCCACAACATCCGATGGGTTGGCGATATTGGATTCACTCACGCACGCAATCCGGCACTGTCCGCGTCCCTTGTTGATAGTTTTGCGCAATTGCCATCATTTTCCGCCCGCTACGATTCGTATGCTACGCGAGTTGTTTTTGAGGCTACATGCCGAAGGATGGGGCAGCACTCATTTTCTTCTGGAATACCGGGATACCGACCGACGGGAGAACCCGGCCTGGGATAACGCGCTGGTTCAATGCGCCAATGAGCTTGGCTATGCGTTTAAGTACCACCCTGTCGTACCTTTGACGTGCGCGGAGGTCGAACACCGGGTTTGCGCTCACATAGAATGCCCGGAAGCATCAGATATCGCCATCACTCTCGTTCGAATGACTGGGGGCAATCCGATGTTTCTTGAACATGTAGTGCGCCAGTTCATAGACGACGGCATCATCATTCCAGGCGACCGCAAGCGGTACCGCGTTGACCACATGGATATTTTCAAGCGACGCATTGAGAACGTCCCGCATACAATTGAAGACTTTCTCAGCTTCCGGATCGGCGAAGTGGTGAACAGGGCAGAGCATAGGCTTCGCCCGGTCATCAAGGCATACCTTGGCCTCAGTGCGCTGTCGCTGAGCTCCCGCACTTCGGATGTCACCAGCCTTGACGAAGCCCGAATCGCCAAAGCCCTCCATGTCCGCCCTGTAACGCTCGAACGCATTCGTAGCCGTGTCCTTGGTGGGGGCGTGATGAAATCAAGCCTGGCTGCCCCGCCAGCAGTGTTTTCCCATGACATGATGGCCGCATCGGCATTGGCTGTCGTGCGAAAGGACTCCAGTTTCCGCGATTACGGTTTGAACTACTTGAATCTATTGGATAGCCGCGCCATCGACGACGCTGTGATCGGTGGGCGGCTGAGCAGTGTCCTTGATCGTCCTGCCGATGCTCTCATGCATTTCGAACGTGGTGCCCGGCTTTCCGCTGACGAGGGAAGCTTCATCCACCAACGGCGCTGCCTTGAAGGCGTGTGCCAGATATTCGCCGATCAAGAGGCTGCGGGTGATGCCATCAACTACGCGGCGTTCGTGCAGAGCCAGATGGATTTCTTGTGGAACGAAATTCAGCGCGGATCCCAGTATGTTGCCGAGCGCATGCTGAACGGACTCAAAAGTCGCTTTCAAGCTGACGAAACAAACGGGCTGGAGCGCGCGACTGTGGCCCGTGAGGCAATGGGGATATTGGCGAGGTATCGTTTGATACTGGACCTGCGGCAAGGCTTGGCTCGAAGCTTTGTGGAGGATTTCGAAGCGTTTCTCAATTTTGAGCCTCGCGGACCAGCTCTGGCTGCCGGACTGACCCGCCTGTTGCTTTTGGCTACTCATACATGCAATCCGGTTCAGGCGGTAAAAGTGCTTGAGCTTGTGTATGCGAACGGGAATCCGTTCGAAGGTCAAAGTGAAGAAGCACAGTCGAGCTTCCTTTCTGATGTGGGGCACCTCTTTCTGTTGCAGGAGCCAATGGTGACACAGCGGCTTTGGGAGGACGGGGTGACCCTGGCCGCGCGTTGCCTTGTTCGGCAGACTATCGAGGGATATCGGCAGTGGGCACACTCTCGAACCAACGCGCTGATTGTTCGCGCAATACTACAGCCAGACGAGACCCGGTGCGACGAACTCGAGGTCTTCATGGCGCACCTGAAAGAGAAGGGGATTACAAATCCTCTGATTCGACTGATAAATTGCTATGCCGCCTTGCTGCTGCATGGTGGAAGGTTCTTGGAGGCCAAGGCTCAATTTATGGCAGGGCTGAGTCTTGCCCGCTCGACAAGCAGCAGGCAGTTCGAATGGCTATTCTGCCATAATCTTGCCATAACGGCCTTAATGGAGGGAGAGCAGGGCCAGGCAAGCGCGTTCCTGTCCGACAGTATCCGGGCTTCGGAGGATCTTTTGTCCGGCATTGGAATGGGCGCGCGGATCAATCGCTTGATCTCGCGCCTGCAAACTATCGCTCCACAACACGACGCCGAAACACAACTTCCGGTTTCATCCGATGAGAGGCACGGTCTGCGTATTTGCGGCACACTCACTCGACTTGCTCGGACCTACCGTCTTTTTCGCTGCTTGCATGTCGGGAGTGTGGAAGCTTCACCCGATCTCGATGCTTGGCCTGACGTGGAGAATACCTCTTCCCTGTTAGAGGTGAGGGCTGCGGGGGGCCTTTTTATTCTAGCCGTCGAATAG
- a CDS encoding flagellar hook-basal body complex protein, producing MLRALYSGATGMKTLAQGMQAVSNNLANVNTVGFKQQQALFEDLMSQYAGTGNSATTSISQVGLGTRLTDIRTLHGQGPYESGSAVTDLSINGKGFFQVTLDGKTHYTRAGNFRFDKDGSLVDPNGFVLNGRAITDGVEGATGPISLPPGADGRNVMPPKATTSITALNNLGSGDRSSDAANPYFSLLSKWNGAADTPLGDSAYTYKQSIKVYDATGNAHDVTIYFDGAGQSGGNKYFEFVVGMDPAHDGSAMAGTSAAGLLMSGTLTFNSSGQLVNMSAYTPTSTDATNLSNWAPASFGADGLPQFIATFASGGGTQVVGLDLGLSSSTGAWTAGAGSPAAVGSNATSLMGMAGATLAAVSTTAYGGSSSEIRAKQDGYAQGILVDIDISSDGIITGRYSNGQKDDLYRLTLYRFTSEDGLRREGMNHFSATKESGAAEEGLPDTENYGTVAAKSLEQSNVSMEREFVNMIIYQRGFQTNSKSIMTADSMIQKALELKRS from the coding sequence ATGTTACGCGCCCTCTATTCCGGCGCCACCGGCATGAAAACCCTGGCGCAGGGCATGCAGGCGGTCAGCAACAACCTGGCCAACGTCAACACCGTGGGGTTCAAGCAACAGCAGGCGCTGTTCGAGGACCTCATGAGCCAGTACGCAGGCACGGGCAACTCGGCAACCACCTCCATCAGCCAGGTGGGCCTTGGCACGCGCCTGACGGACATCCGGACCCTGCACGGACAGGGGCCGTACGAATCGGGCTCCGCTGTCACCGACCTGTCCATCAACGGCAAGGGGTTCTTTCAGGTAACGCTGGACGGCAAGACGCACTACACCCGCGCGGGCAACTTCCGGTTCGACAAGGACGGAAGCCTGGTGGACCCCAACGGCTTCGTGCTGAACGGGCGAGCCATCACCGACGGGGTGGAGGGGGCCACCGGCCCCATCAGCCTGCCGCCGGGCGCGGACGGGCGCAACGTCATGCCCCCCAAGGCCACAACGTCCATCACGGCACTGAACAACCTGGGTTCGGGCGACAGGTCGTCGGATGCGGCCAACCCGTACTTTTCGCTGCTGTCCAAGTGGAACGGCGCGGCGGACACCCCGCTGGGCGATTCGGCCTATACGTACAAGCAGTCTATCAAGGTCTACGACGCCACGGGCAACGCCCACGACGTGACCATCTATTTCGACGGTGCCGGGCAGAGCGGCGGCAACAAGTATTTCGAGTTCGTGGTGGGCATGGACCCTGCGCACGACGGTTCGGCCATGGCCGGAACGTCCGCTGCGGGGCTGCTGATGTCCGGCACGCTTACCTTCAATTCATCCGGGCAGTTGGTGAACATGTCTGCCTACACGCCCACGAGCACGGACGCCACCAACCTCAGCAACTGGGCACCGGCGTCGTTCGGGGCGGACGGGTTGCCGCAGTTCATCGCCACCTTCGCGAGCGGCGGGGGGACACAGGTGGTGGGGCTGGATCTCGGCCTGTCCTCGTCCACCGGGGCATGGACGGCGGGGGCGGGCAGCCCGGCGGCGGTCGGGTCCAACGCCACCAGCCTGATGGGCATGGCGGGGGCCACCCTGGCGGCGGTCAGCACCACGGCCTACGGCGGCAGTTCGTCGGAAATCCGGGCGAAGCAGGATGGCTACGCCCAAGGCATTCTGGTGGACATCGACATCAGCTCGGACGGGATCATCACCGGTCGCTACAGCAACGGGCAGAAAGACGACCTGTACCGTCTCACCCTGTACCGCTTCACCAGCGAAGACGGCTTGCGCCGTGAGGGCATGAACCACTTCTCTGCCACGAAGGAATCGGGCGCGGCGGAAGAGGGGCTGCCCGACACCGAAAACTACGGCACCGTGGCGGCCAAGAGCCTGGAGCAGTCCAACGTGTCCATGGAGCGGGAATTCGTGAACATGATCATCTACCAGCGCGGCTTTCAGACCAACTCCAAGTCGATCATGACGGCGGATTCCATGATCCAGAAGGCGCTGGAACTGAAGCGTTCGTAG
- a CDS encoding DMT family transporter: MTAPRTAPVSSATLALLLAMLLWSSSFIAMKVALEGFDPMVVVFGRMGISSAVFLALWRNFRHVRYRKGDWKRLGAMALCEPCLYFVFEAHALRYTSASQAGMIVSVMPLCVAVAAWTVLGERLARRVWFGFALAIVGVIWLSLGGASSDNAPNPLLGNLLELCAMVSATGYVINAKKLSATYPPLFITAVQSLAGSAFFLPLLFLPTTQLPDAFPLLPTLSVVYLGTCISLGAYGLYNFGVSRLPAGQASAFINLIPVITLLMGRVLLGDQLTPQQYAASALVLVGVVLSQGRGATVPEKGASDDTALQPGTGR; encoded by the coding sequence ATGACCGCACCACGCACCGCCCCCGTCTCTTCCGCCACACTGGCACTGCTGCTCGCCATGCTGCTGTGGAGCAGTTCGTTCATCGCCATGAAGGTTGCGCTGGAAGGGTTCGACCCCATGGTGGTGGTATTCGGGCGCATGGGCATTTCATCGGCGGTGTTCCTGGCCCTGTGGCGCAACTTTCGCCACGTGCGCTACCGCAAGGGCGACTGGAAACGCCTGGGCGCCATGGCCCTGTGCGAACCGTGCCTGTACTTCGTGTTCGAGGCGCATGCCCTGCGCTACACATCGGCCTCTCAGGCGGGGATGATCGTTTCGGTGATGCCGCTGTGCGTGGCCGTGGCCGCGTGGACCGTACTGGGCGAACGACTGGCCCGCCGGGTGTGGTTCGGCTTCGCGCTGGCCATCGTCGGGGTCATCTGGCTGAGCCTTGGCGGGGCAAGTTCCGACAACGCGCCCAACCCGCTGCTGGGCAACCTGCTGGAACTCTGCGCCATGGTCAGCGCCACGGGCTACGTCATCAACGCCAAGAAGCTGTCCGCCACCTATCCCCCGCTGTTCATCACCGCCGTGCAGTCGCTGGCGGGCAGCGCGTTCTTTCTGCCGCTATTGTTCCTGCCCACCACGCAACTGCCGGACGCCTTCCCGCTGCTGCCCACGCTGTCCGTGGTCTATCTGGGCACGTGCATCTCGCTGGGTGCCTACGGGCTGTACAACTTCGGCGTCAGCCGCCTGCCCGCCGGGCAGGCCTCGGCGTTCATCAACCTGATTCCGGTAATCACCCTGCTCATGGGCCGGGTGCTGCTGGGCGATCAGTTGACGCCGCAGCAGTACGCGGCATCCGCCCTGGTGCTGGTGGGCGTGGTGCTTTCGCAGGGCCGGGGCGCCACCGTGCCCGAAAAGGGCGCGTCGGACGACACCGCGCTACAGCCGGGTACGGGACGGTAG
- a CDS encoding glycosyltransferase family 9 protein, whose product MHDIVPQEYRAVTFSRRIFEAPPFAAARRHCAAHNADLAVPNGPGLGDIVCFSRLVEDVSRALGRPISLLTAPMNLHYGAHSRDGDNPVWENNPFVRTMIDPGPEAMAEIIIEKDNHFQYGHVLQNMGFHYGVPPSCLRPSLFLSSAEMAWAIKALSGFLRPVICLHPSGVTSSPEGTPWHLRRWRTLVRRYHRRVTFIQLGRKDYRFKELQTCFIETSIREAFALIWAADAFIGFDSGLAHVATAFEKPAMVLWDAAHKAPIEECKQPGFSFAAMARWGYPQNRNILLLGEKRNEVVDIIGDFIKTFNSGAHLRLFDG is encoded by the coding sequence ATGCACGACATAGTCCCCCAAGAATACAGAGCCGTAACGTTTTCCCGCCGCATCTTTGAGGCCCCGCCCTTCGCAGCAGCCAGACGCCACTGTGCTGCCCACAATGCAGATCTGGCGGTGCCGAACGGACCCGGGCTCGGCGACATCGTCTGCTTTTCTCGATTAGTAGAGGACGTATCCCGCGCCTTGGGGAGACCGATATCCCTTCTGACAGCACCAATGAACCTGCATTACGGGGCGCACTCGCGCGATGGCGACAACCCTGTCTGGGAAAACAACCCGTTCGTTCGTACCATGATTGACCCCGGGCCAGAGGCCATGGCGGAAATCATCATCGAAAAGGACAACCACTTCCAATACGGCCATGTGCTCCAGAACATGGGCTTCCACTATGGTGTACCGCCATCATGCCTCCGCCCGTCGCTCTTCCTTTCCTCTGCAGAGATGGCATGGGCGATCAAAGCGCTGTCTGGGTTCCTGCGCCCAGTGATCTGCCTTCATCCTTCAGGGGTGACTTCAAGTCCTGAAGGAACCCCCTGGCATTTAAGGCGGTGGCGGACCTTGGTACGCCGCTACCACCGACGCGTGACATTCATTCAACTTGGACGAAAGGATTATCGCTTCAAGGAGTTGCAGACATGTTTCATCGAAACATCCATCCGAGAAGCATTCGCATTGATCTGGGCAGCCGATGCCTTCATCGGCTTCGATAGCGGATTAGCTCATGTCGCAACGGCATTCGAGAAGCCTGCAATGGTACTGTGGGATGCGGCGCATAAGGCACCAATAGAAGAATGCAAGCAACCAGGTTTCTCATTCGCGGCCATGGCCCGCTGGGGCTATCCGCAAAACAGGAACATTCTGCTGTTGGGGGAGAAACGCAACGAAGTGGTTGATATAATTGGTGATTTCATAAAAACATTCAACAGCGGGGCGCATCTTCGACTATTCGACGGCTAG
- a CDS encoding tyrosine-type recombinase/integrase, whose translation MHLSAAIHLFLQHCRIERGLSNLSTNAYQIDLRQFLAIAADTEELCVADIDKHHIRTHLNWLDTRYKPRSIKRKIATLKSFFAFLEQEEYVETSPFRKLRLRMERAKSLPRTLPVTSVERLLASAYEARRGLPPQSETHLAVTRDIAVLETLFSTGVRVSELCRLKTTDVDLEQQRILVMGKGKRERVIPLCEEATLRALGDYRTSCAEFLRHGDAFFLNRNKRPLSDQSVRLIIRKYQRLSRIPENATPHMFRHTIATLLLENGVDIRNIQTLLGHSSLAVTEIYTHVSVSAQREALGKGHPRQALNLKGDYR comes from the coding sequence ATGCACTTGTCCGCAGCCATTCATCTGTTTTTACAGCACTGCCGCATAGAGCGCGGCCTCTCGAACCTGAGCACCAACGCCTATCAAATCGATCTCCGCCAGTTTCTGGCAATTGCTGCCGATACCGAAGAGCTCTGCGTTGCGGATATCGACAAACATCATATCCGCACACATCTGAACTGGCTCGACACACGCTACAAGCCACGCAGCATTAAACGCAAGATTGCCACGTTGAAATCATTTTTCGCTTTTCTGGAACAGGAAGAATACGTCGAAACGTCTCCGTTCCGGAAACTGCGTTTGCGCATGGAACGGGCCAAAAGCCTTCCCCGCACCCTGCCCGTGACATCCGTAGAACGGCTGCTTGCAAGCGCCTATGAGGCTCGGCGCGGGCTACCGCCGCAATCCGAAACTCATCTGGCGGTCACGCGGGATATTGCCGTACTGGAAACGCTGTTTTCTACAGGCGTGCGTGTTTCCGAACTCTGTCGGCTGAAAACCACCGATGTCGACCTTGAACAGCAGCGCATTTTGGTCATGGGCAAAGGCAAGCGGGAACGCGTCATCCCCCTGTGCGAAGAGGCCACACTACGCGCGCTGGGAGATTACCGCACAAGCTGCGCCGAATTCCTGCGTCACGGCGATGCATTTTTCCTCAACAGGAACAAACGCCCACTTTCCGACCAGTCCGTCCGGCTCATCATCAGGAAATATCAGCGGCTGTCACGCATTCCAGAGAACGCCACACCGCACATGTTCCGGCACACCATTGCCACCCTGCTGCTGGAAAACGGCGTGGATATTCGCAACATCCAGACGCTGCTCGGCCATAGTTCACTGGCCGTCACGGAAATATACACCCACGTAAGCGTGTCCGCCCAACGCGAAGCCCTAGGCAAGGGGCATCCCCGGCAGGCGTTGAATTTGAAGGGGGACTATCGATAA